Proteins found in one Microbacterium sp. SSM24 genomic segment:
- a CDS encoding DEAD/DEAH box helicase yields MTDVTFGTLGVPQPLVAALAAEGKTTAFPIQVDTLPDTLAGRDVLGRGKTGSGKTLAFSIPMIARLGGALAGGSRRKGRPLGLVLAPTRELATQIDAVLAPLARAYGLKTTTIFGGVNQNRQVQALNAGVDIIVACPGRLEDLMKQGYAHLDAIEITVIDEADHMADLGFLPVVTRILNATPSGGQRLLFSATLDNGVDKLVNRFLQNEVLHSVDEAHSPVAAMTHHVFTMTDTDSKKDVVTALASGMGRRILFMRTKHHAKKLARQLTSQGIPAVDLHGNLSQPQRDRNLAAFSAGTAKVLVATDVAARGVHVDDVELVIHVDPPTEHKAYLHRSGRTARAGAEGAVVTLVLPGQEKDVKDLLRKAAITVAPVAVTAESAQVAALVGEVAPYVKPEPVQQPVQGGGRSQGANAQRKRAAREQNGGGERRGGQRRGADASSRSQGEGSGRGRGQGGRPQGADRAQSGHQRSDQSAGHSRSSQPAQGNPRTPGRRASSGGTGKLMVGSVVRQNGGNRRTGR; encoded by the coding sequence ATGACTGACGTCACCTTCGGCACGCTCGGCGTGCCCCAGCCCCTCGTCGCCGCCCTCGCGGCCGAAGGCAAGACCACTGCGTTCCCGATCCAGGTCGACACGCTTCCCGACACCCTCGCCGGGCGCGACGTGCTCGGCCGCGGCAAGACCGGCTCGGGCAAGACCCTCGCCTTCTCGATCCCGATGATCGCCCGCCTCGGCGGCGCGCTCGCCGGCGGCTCGCGCCGCAAGGGACGCCCGCTCGGCCTCGTGCTCGCCCCGACGCGCGAGCTCGCGACGCAGATCGACGCGGTCCTCGCGCCGCTCGCCCGCGCGTACGGCCTGAAGACCACCACGATCTTCGGCGGTGTGAACCAGAACCGCCAGGTGCAGGCGCTCAACGCCGGCGTCGACATCATCGTCGCGTGCCCCGGCCGCCTCGAAGACCTCATGAAGCAGGGCTACGCCCACCTCGACGCGATCGAGATCACCGTCATCGACGAGGCCGACCACATGGCCGACCTCGGCTTCCTGCCGGTCGTCACGCGCATCCTCAACGCGACGCCGTCCGGCGGTCAGCGCCTGCTGTTCAGCGCGACGCTCGACAACGGCGTGGACAAGCTCGTGAACCGCTTCCTGCAGAACGAGGTGCTCCACTCCGTCGACGAGGCCCACTCGCCCGTCGCCGCGATGACGCACCACGTCTTCACGATGACCGACACCGACTCCAAGAAGGACGTCGTCACCGCCCTCGCCTCGGGCATGGGCCGCCGCATCCTGTTCATGCGCACCAAGCACCACGCGAAGAAGCTCGCCAGGCAGCTGACCTCGCAGGGCATCCCGGCGGTGGACCTGCACGGCAACCTGTCGCAGCCGCAGCGCGACCGCAACCTCGCGGCGTTCTCGGCCGGCACCGCCAAGGTGCTGGTGGCCACGGATGTCGCCGCGCGCGGCGTGCACGTCGACGACGTCGAGCTCGTGATCCACGTCGACCCGCCGACCGAGCACAAGGCGTACCTGCACCGATCCGGCCGTACGGCCCGCGCCGGCGCAGAAGGCGCCGTCGTGACGCTCGTGCTGCCCGGCCAGGAGAAGGACGTCAAGGACCTCCTCCGGAAGGCGGCCATCACGGTCGCGCCGGTCGCCGTGACCGCCGAGTCGGCGCAGGTCGCCGCGCTCGTCGGCGAGGTCGCGCCGTACGTCAAGCCCGAGCCGGTGCAGCAGCCCGTCCAGGGCGGCGGACGCAGCCAGGGTGCCAACGCGCAGCGCAAGCGCGCCGCGCGCGAGCAGAACGGCGGCGGCGAGCGTCGCGGCGGTCAGCGCCGGGGAGCGGATGCTTCGTCCCGCTCGCAGGGCGAGGGCTCCGGTCGCGGTCGCGGCCAGGGCGGTCGTCCGCAGGGCGCGGACCGCGCGCAGTCCGGCCACCAGCGCTCAGACCAGAGCGCCGGTCACTCGCGTTCTTCGCAGCCCGCGCAGGGCAACCCGCGCACGCCCGGCCGCCGCGCCTCCTCCGGGGGCACCGGCAAGCTGATGGTCGGCTCGGTCGTGCGTCAGAACGGCGGGAACCGCCGCACGGGTCGCTGA
- the pip gene encoding prolyl aminopeptidase has product MNEHLDEILYPPIEPYETGELIVGDGNRVYWEQSGNPDGKPVVFLHGGPGGGTSSWHRRFFDPERYRIVLFDQRGCGRSTPHASTPGADLRHNTTWHLVADIELLRRNLGIAQWQVFGGSWGSALALAYAQAHPQAVTELVLRGIFTLRRHELEWFYEGGAAAVFPDLWEDFIAPIPVLERSRLIEAYHRRLFDPDPAVHTPAGVAWSQWEASTLTLLPDPALVDTMTEPAAATAFARIENHYFLHGGWFDEGQLIAGVDAIRGIPAVIVQGRFDMCTPPMTAWDLHRAWPEAELVMVPDAAHSASEPGIARALRAATDRFAATDVQEAHDTH; this is encoded by the coding sequence ATGAACGAACACCTCGACGAGATCCTCTATCCGCCGATCGAGCCGTACGAGACCGGAGAGCTGATCGTCGGAGACGGCAACCGGGTCTACTGGGAGCAGAGCGGCAATCCCGACGGCAAGCCCGTCGTGTTCCTCCACGGCGGCCCCGGCGGGGGCACATCGTCCTGGCATCGACGCTTCTTCGATCCCGAGCGGTACCGCATCGTGCTGTTCGATCAGCGCGGATGCGGCCGGTCGACCCCCCACGCGAGCACGCCGGGAGCCGACCTGCGCCACAACACGACGTGGCACCTCGTCGCCGACATCGAGCTCCTGCGCCGCAACCTCGGCATCGCGCAGTGGCAGGTGTTCGGCGGGTCATGGGGGAGCGCGCTCGCGCTCGCGTACGCGCAGGCGCATCCGCAGGCCGTCACCGAGCTCGTGCTGCGCGGCATCTTCACCCTCCGCCGTCACGAGCTGGAGTGGTTCTACGAAGGCGGCGCCGCGGCGGTGTTCCCCGACCTGTGGGAGGACTTCATCGCGCCGATCCCCGTGCTCGAGCGCTCGCGCCTGATCGAGGCGTATCACCGGCGGCTCTTCGATCCCGATCCTGCCGTGCACACCCCCGCCGGCGTGGCCTGGTCGCAGTGGGAGGCATCCACCCTCACGCTCCTGCCCGACCCCGCACTCGTCGACACCATGACCGAGCCCGCCGCCGCGACCGCGTTCGCCCGGATCGAGAACCACTACTTCCTGCACGGAGGCTGGTTCGACGAGGGGCAGCTCATCGCCGGCGTCGACGCCATCCGCGGCATCCCCGCCGTGATCGTCCAGGGCCGCTTCGACATGTGCACGCCGCCGATGACCGCATGGGATCTGCACCGCGCCTGGCCGGAGGCGGAGCTCGTGATGGTTCCGGATGCCGCGCACTCGGCCTCCGAACCCGGGATCGCCCGCGCGCTCCGCGCCGCCACCGACCGCTTCGCCGCGACCGACGTTCAGGAAGCGCACGACACGCACTGA
- a CDS encoding neutral zinc metallopeptidase: protein MTFNDNASVGGNTARRRGGGAAIAGGGIAGLGALAVLLFQLFTGTDISGLVGGGGGAPAGGDDSGTAIENCQTGADANARDDCRLAAASLALDDFWEGEVQGYQAPQLIIVDGSTGTQCGTASNQTGPFYCPPEQNVYVDPTFFALLRQQFDATAGPLAQLYVLAHEYGHHIQNLAGIMQENPSNGTGPDSNGVRLELQADCFAGAWVGAMTEQVDENGVPFLEAPTQQQIADAINAAQTVGDDHIQQESGGVVNPDSWTHGSSEQRQRWFETGYRSGVSACQTFGIPGGSL, encoded by the coding sequence ATGACGTTCAACGACAACGCCAGCGTCGGGGGGAACACGGCGCGTCGACGCGGTGGCGGAGCAGCCATCGCCGGAGGCGGGATCGCCGGCCTCGGCGCGCTGGCGGTGCTGCTGTTCCAGCTGTTCACCGGCACCGACATCTCCGGCCTCGTCGGCGGAGGCGGCGGTGCCCCCGCGGGCGGCGACGACTCCGGCACGGCGATCGAGAACTGCCAGACCGGGGCCGACGCCAACGCGCGCGACGACTGCCGCCTCGCCGCGGCATCCCTCGCCCTCGACGACTTCTGGGAAGGCGAGGTGCAGGGCTACCAGGCGCCGCAGCTGATCATCGTCGACGGCTCGACCGGCACGCAGTGCGGGACGGCCTCGAACCAGACCGGCCCGTTCTACTGCCCGCCGGAGCAGAACGTCTACGTCGACCCCACGTTCTTCGCGCTGCTGCGGCAGCAGTTCGACGCCACGGCGGGACCGCTCGCGCAGCTGTACGTCCTCGCTCACGAGTACGGGCATCACATCCAGAACCTCGCCGGCATCATGCAGGAGAACCCGAGCAACGGCACGGGACCGGACAGCAACGGCGTGCGCCTCGAGCTGCAGGCCGACTGCTTCGCCGGCGCCTGGGTGGGCGCGATGACCGAACAGGTCGACGAGAACGGGGTACCCTTCCTCGAGGCGCCCACGCAGCAGCAGATCGCCGACGCGATCAACGCCGCGCAGACCGTCGGCGACGACCACATCCAGCAGGAGTCGGGCGGCGTCGTGAATCCGGACAGCTGGACCCACGGGTCGAGCGAGCAGCGGCAGCGGTGGTTCGAGACCGGCTATCGGAGCGGGGTGAGCGCCTGCCAGACTTTCGGGATTCCGGGGGGAAGCCTATGA
- a CDS encoding malate dehydrogenase yields the protein MTSEPTTVTITGAGGQIGYALLFRIAAGDMLGADRPVRLRLLEIPQGMRAAEGAALELQDCAFPLLRGVELADDPRVAFAGADIALLVGARPRGPGMERADLLAANAGIFGPQGAAIGEVAADDVRVVVVGNPANTNALIAASAASPGVPADRFTALTRLDHNRAVGQLAEALDAQPGDLAGVVIWGNHSATQFPDAAHATVRGEPVIDALAARLGGVEQAQVWLDGVFIPRVAKRGAEIIEVRGSSSVASAANAAIEHVRDEQLGTGGKATSAAVVSRGEYGVPEGLVCSFPVVSDGDGYRVVEGLDLDDRGRARFAASVAELVAEREAVDALGVL from the coding sequence ATGACGAGCGAACCCACCACCGTCACGATCACCGGCGCCGGCGGACAGATCGGCTACGCGCTCCTCTTCCGCATCGCGGCCGGCGACATGCTCGGAGCGGACCGGCCCGTGCGCCTGCGCCTGCTCGAGATCCCGCAGGGCATGCGGGCCGCCGAGGGTGCGGCGCTCGAGCTGCAGGACTGCGCGTTCCCGCTGCTGCGCGGGGTGGAACTGGCAGACGACCCGCGGGTCGCGTTCGCGGGTGCGGACATCGCGCTCCTCGTCGGCGCACGGCCCCGTGGTCCCGGAATGGAGCGCGCCGACCTGCTCGCCGCGAACGCCGGCATCTTCGGACCGCAGGGCGCGGCCATCGGCGAGGTCGCGGCGGATGATGTGCGCGTCGTCGTCGTGGGCAACCCGGCGAACACGAACGCACTGATCGCCGCATCCGCCGCGTCGCCCGGCGTTCCCGCCGACCGCTTCACCGCGCTCACGCGCCTCGACCACAACCGCGCCGTCGGTCAGCTCGCCGAGGCCCTCGACGCCCAGCCCGGCGACCTCGCCGGTGTCGTGATCTGGGGCAACCATTCCGCGACGCAGTTCCCGGATGCCGCGCACGCGACGGTCCGCGGCGAGCCGGTGATCGACGCCCTCGCCGCACGCCTGGGCGGCGTCGAGCAGGCGCAGGTCTGGCTCGACGGCGTCTTCATCCCTCGGGTCGCGAAGCGCGGTGCGGAGATCATCGAGGTGCGCGGGTCTTCGTCGGTTGCCTCCGCCGCGAACGCGGCCATCGAGCACGTCCGCGACGAGCAGCTCGGCACGGGCGGGAAGGCGACATCCGCCGCGGTGGTCTCGCGCGGCGAGTACGGCGTTCCCGAGGGCCTCGTGTGCTCGTTCCCCGTGGTGTCGGACGGCGACGGGTACCGCGTCGTCGAAGGGCTCGACCTCGACGACCGCGGACGCGCGCGGTTCGCGGCATCCGTCGCCGAGCTCGTCGCGGAACGCGAGGCGGTCGACGCGCTCGGGGTGCTGTAG
- a CDS encoding cation:proton antiporter, protein MEMLVLAILGIVVIALATAVAPKINIAGPLILVLIGIGVGLLPFVSVPQVNPDFILVGVLPPLLYSAAVALPAIEFRRDFGPIAGLSFLLVIISSIVIAGFLILMIPGLNPAIAVAVGAILSPTDAVATSIVKRLGVSGRVVTMLEGESLLNDATALVLLRTMVATAAIATAGSATEDAEVGVGFLPAFAWGVLVAVVVGAIVGYLNLRLRSLIGHSAANTAIGFVIPFVAYVPTEELGGSGLVAAVVAGIVTGQGSARWFTPEQRMSDEHNWRTIEVMLEGAVFLLMGLELKEIVTSNIEEHNGLGTGIGVAAGALGILLVVRAAYVAVLVWAQSRRARDRQRKRLEQIGERIDQMAAGDTMPERRRGRRGGRGRELSTDDPRSQRVIASGRSRVARALRDLNYYQASPLGWKHGAVIVWAGMRGVVTLAAAQTLPSNTPERGLLVFVAFAVAVGSLMLQGFTLPWLVRMLRLKPAGDSPLDRAEQTDLDERLREAAASALADPGLRRRDGRPFPEELVEFVGTKLLDPPDDETTAAARDALELRLVLIEAMRRRLNELSSGGAFSTAALRHALAELDADQLSLELRLDDEA, encoded by the coding sequence ATGGAGATGCTGGTCCTCGCCATCCTGGGCATTGTCGTGATCGCCCTGGCGACGGCGGTCGCGCCGAAGATCAACATCGCCGGGCCGCTGATCCTGGTGCTGATCGGGATCGGCGTGGGCCTGCTCCCGTTCGTGAGCGTGCCGCAGGTGAACCCCGACTTCATCCTCGTGGGTGTGCTTCCGCCGCTGCTCTACTCGGCCGCCGTCGCCCTGCCCGCGATCGAGTTCCGCCGCGACTTCGGCCCCATCGCGGGGCTGTCCTTCCTGCTCGTGATCATCAGCTCGATCGTGATCGCGGGGTTCCTGATTCTCATGATCCCCGGGCTGAACCCGGCGATCGCCGTCGCGGTGGGCGCGATCCTCAGCCCCACCGACGCCGTGGCCACGTCGATCGTCAAGCGCCTCGGGGTCTCGGGCCGCGTCGTGACGATGCTCGAAGGCGAGAGCCTGCTCAACGACGCCACCGCGCTCGTGCTGCTGCGCACGATGGTCGCCACCGCGGCGATCGCCACCGCCGGATCTGCGACGGAGGATGCCGAGGTCGGCGTGGGGTTCCTGCCGGCGTTCGCGTGGGGCGTGCTGGTCGCCGTCGTCGTCGGTGCGATCGTCGGGTACCTCAATCTGCGGCTGCGCTCGCTCATCGGCCACTCCGCCGCGAACACCGCAATCGGATTCGTGATCCCGTTCGTCGCCTACGTGCCCACGGAGGAGCTGGGCGGCTCGGGCCTGGTCGCCGCGGTCGTCGCCGGAATCGTGACCGGACAGGGTTCCGCGCGCTGGTTCACGCCGGAGCAGCGGATGTCGGACGAGCACAACTGGCGCACGATCGAAGTGATGCTCGAGGGTGCCGTCTTCCTCCTCATGGGACTCGAGCTCAAGGAGATCGTCACGAGCAACATCGAGGAGCACAACGGACTCGGCACGGGCATCGGAGTCGCCGCGGGCGCGCTCGGCATCCTCCTGGTGGTGCGCGCTGCGTACGTGGCCGTGCTCGTGTGGGCGCAGAGCAGGCGGGCGCGCGATCGCCAGCGCAAGCGCCTCGAGCAGATCGGCGAGCGCATCGACCAGATGGCCGCCGGCGACACGATGCCGGAGCGGCGTCGCGGCCGCCGGGGGGGCCGTGGCCGCGAGCTCTCGACCGACGACCCGCGGTCGCAGCGCGTGATCGCGTCGGGGCGCAGCCGTGTCGCCCGCGCGCTGCGCGACCTGAACTACTACCAGGCGTCGCCCCTCGGATGGAAGCACGGCGCGGTGATCGTCTGGGCGGGCATGCGCGGCGTCGTCACCCTCGCCGCCGCCCAGACGCTGCCCTCGAACACGCCCGAGCGCGGCCTCCTCGTCTTCGTCGCGTTCGCCGTCGCGGTCGGCAGCCTCATGCTCCAGGGGTTCACGCTTCCGTGGCTGGTGCGGATGCTGCGCCTGAAGCCGGCCGGCGACAGCCCGCTCGATCGCGCGGAGCAGACCGATCTCGACGAGCGGCTTCGGGAGGCGGCGGCATCCGCTCTGGCCGACCCGGGTCTGCGACGCCGCGACGGCCGCCCGTTCCCCGAGGAGCTGGTGGAGTTCGTGGGAACGAAGCTGCTCGACCCGCCCGACGACGAGACGACGGCCGCAGCCCGCGATGCGCTCGAGCTGCGGCTGGTGCTCATCGAGGCGATGCGCCGGCGGCTCAACGAGCTCTCGTCGGGCGGCGCGTTCAGCACCGCGGCGCTGCGCCACGCGCTGGCCGAGCTCGACGCCGACCAGCTCAGCCTCGAGCTCCGGCTCGACGACGAAGCCTGA
- a CDS encoding recombinase family protein: protein MSGTGGRAEPSATVRAPDAASGQTSPLHLPHAAAECPKCFTELQRDRDWWLARPAGARLVGLVVSREDMPSVVEQRGDLTRFGVPIDGFRHPAPETLESWEERLVRLFGTLGRGDVLVVTNVHALGRDIDEETRTVAELHRRGVVVKVLSHGARHLFDAGR, encoded by the coding sequence ATGAGCGGTACGGGCGGGCGTGCGGAGCCGTCGGCGACGGTGCGGGCACCTGACGCCGCATCCGGTCAGACGAGCCCCCTGCACCTGCCGCACGCGGCAGCGGAATGCCCGAAATGCTTCACCGAGCTGCAGCGCGATCGTGACTGGTGGCTGGCGCGCCCCGCCGGTGCCCGGCTCGTCGGGCTGGTCGTCTCTCGTGAAGACATGCCGTCGGTCGTGGAGCAGCGCGGCGACCTGACCCGGTTCGGTGTGCCGATCGATGGGTTCCGGCATCCGGCTCCCGAGACCCTCGAGTCGTGGGAGGAACGCCTGGTGCGCCTGTTCGGCACACTCGGCCGCGGCGATGTGCTCGTGGTGACCAACGTGCACGCCCTCGGTCGCGACATCGACGAGGAGACGCGCACCGTCGCGGAGCTGCACCGCCGCGGCGTCGTGGTGAAGGTGCTCAGCCACGGGGCACGGCACCTCTTCGACGCCGGTCGCTGA